A region from the Rhodospirillales bacterium genome encodes:
- a CDS encoding MerR family DNA-binding transcriptional regulator gives MTDTFGIADLAREFGVTTRTIRFYEDRGLLAPHRAGQRRVYAARDRVRLKLIMRGKRLGFSLSDIRQILDLYDVDPTEVAQLKLFVEKLRERKKVLERQRADIVALLRELDGFEQRSLVLLAEKDKRKTRVG, from the coding sequence ATGACGGATACTTTCGGCATCGCCGATCTCGCCCGCGAATTCGGCGTGACCACGCGCACCATTCGTTTTTACGAGGACCGCGGATTGCTCGCGCCGCACCGCGCCGGGCAGCGGCGGGTCTATGCCGCCCGCGACCGGGTTCGGCTCAAGCTGATCATGCGCGGGAAAAGGCTCGGATTTTCGCTGTCCGATATCCGCCAGATCCTCGATCTCTACGACGTCGATCCGACCGAGGTGGCGCAACTCAAGCTGTTCGTGGAGAAGCTGCGCGAGCGCAAGAAGGTTCTGGAGCGCCAGCGGGCGGATATCGTCGCGCTGCTCAGGGAATTGGACGGCTTCGAGCAACGTTCGCTCGTCCTGCTGGCCGAAAAGGACAAGAGAAAAACCCGTGTTGGCTAA